A genomic segment from Streptomyces antibioticus encodes:
- a CDS encoding PhoH family protein yields MVTSTKRRMPDRRTYVLDTSVLLADPNAMTRFEEHEVVLPIVVVTELEAKRHHPELGYFARQALRLLDDYRVKFGRLDAPIPIGELGGTVRVELNHSDPSVLPSGYRLGDNDSRILAVARNLQAEGFDVTVVSKDLPLRIKASSVGLLAEEYRAELAITDASGWTGMSELTLPGEQVDVLFEAGHVYVPEAAELPVHTGLTIQSERGKALGRVTPEGNVRLVRGDREAFGIKGRSAEQRIALDLLLDPDVGIVSMGGRAGTGKSALALCAGLEAVLERRQHQKVMVFRPLYAVGGQELGYLPGSEAEKMSPWAQAVFDTLSSVTSREVIEEITARGMLEVLPLTHIRGRSLHDAFVIVDEAQSLERNVLLTVLSRIGANSRVVLTHDVAQRDNLRVGRYDGVVAVVEKLKGHPLFAHVTLNRSERSQIAALVTEMLEDGQI; encoded by the coding sequence GTGGTGACCAGCACAAAGCGCCGTATGCCAGACCGGCGCACCTATGTTCTCGACACCAGCGTCCTGCTGGCCGACCCGAACGCCATGACCCGCTTCGAGGAGCACGAGGTCGTGCTCCCCATCGTGGTGGTCACGGAACTGGAGGCCAAGCGGCACCATCCCGAACTCGGCTACTTCGCCCGGCAGGCCCTGCGGCTGCTGGACGACTACCGGGTGAAGTTCGGTCGCCTCGACGCTCCCATCCCGATCGGGGAACTGGGCGGCACCGTCCGTGTCGAGCTCAACCACTCGGATCCCAGCGTGTTGCCGTCCGGCTACCGCCTGGGGGACAACGACTCACGCATCCTCGCGGTCGCCCGCAATCTGCAGGCCGAGGGGTTCGACGTCACCGTCGTCTCGAAGGATCTCCCGCTCAGGATCAAGGCGTCCTCGGTCGGTCTCCTCGCCGAGGAGTACCGGGCCGAACTCGCCATCACGGACGCCTCCGGCTGGACCGGAATGTCCGAACTGACGCTGCCCGGCGAACAGGTGGACGTCCTCTTCGAGGCCGGACACGTGTATGTGCCGGAGGCCGCGGAGCTGCCCGTGCACACCGGGCTCACCATCCAGTCGGAGCGCGGCAAGGCGCTCGGCCGGGTCACCCCGGAGGGCAACGTCCGGCTGGTGCGCGGCGACCGCGAGGCGTTCGGCATCAAGGGGCGCAGCGCCGAGCAGCGCATCGCGCTCGACCTGCTGCTCGACCCGGACGTCGGGATCGTGTCCATGGGCGGCCGGGCCGGCACCGGCAAGTCGGCGCTGGCGCTGTGCGCGGGTCTGGAGGCGGTCCTGGAGCGCCGTCAGCACCAGAAGGTGATGGTCTTCCGTCCGCTGTACGCGGTGGGCGGGCAGGAGCTGGGCTATCTGCCGGGCTCCGAGGCCGAGAAGATGAGCCCCTGGGCGCAGGCGGTCTTCGACACGCTGTCCTCGGTCACCAGCCGGGAGGTCATCGAGGAGATCACCGCCCGCGGCATGCTGGAGGTGCTGCCCCTGACGCACATCCGGGGCCGCTCCCTGCACGACGCCTTCGTGATCGTCGACGAGGCCCAGTCGCTGGAGCGCAACGTCCTGCTGACGGTGCTCTCCCGGATCGGCGCCAACTCACGGGTCGTTCTCACCCATGACGTGGCACAGCGGGACAATCTGCGGGTCGGCCGCTACGACGGTGTCGTCGCCGTCGTGGAGAAGCTGAAGGGGCATCCGCTCTTCGCGCACGTGACGCTGAACCGTTCCGAAAGGTCCCAGATCGCTGCGCTTGTGACCGAAATGCTGGAGGACGGGCAGATCTGA
- a CDS encoding transglycosylase SLT domain-containing protein: MSRISVRGFAVASATAVTAVGSVVGVASGSVAQPNDAEATASDATLLADIPVGQQAQVQTAYLAQQADVQAIVADEGAKKDAEAAARKAAAESAVAKKEAAEKAAKERAEAKAKASRSAGDFPVQSSYSISQIQAMASQMVPSGQFQCFSNIVNHESSWNYQAVNPSSGAYGLFQALPAGKYASAGADWRTNPATQIKWGLNYMNERYGSPCDAWSFWQANHWY; this comes from the coding sequence GTGAGCCGGATCTCGGTCCGGGGATTCGCAGTGGCCTCGGCCACGGCGGTCACCGCTGTCGGAAGCGTCGTCGGCGTTGCCTCGGGCAGTGTCGCGCAGCCCAACGACGCAGAGGCGACGGCGAGCGACGCGACGCTCCTCGCTGACATACCTGTGGGCCAGCAGGCCCAGGTGCAGACCGCGTACCTGGCGCAGCAGGCCGACGTCCAGGCCATCGTCGCCGACGAGGGCGCCAAGAAGGACGCCGAGGCGGCGGCCCGCAAGGCGGCCGCGGAGAGCGCGGTCGCCAAGAAGGAAGCCGCGGAGAAGGCCGCCAAGGAGCGCGCGGAGGCGAAGGCCAAGGCGAGCCGCAGCGCGGGTGACTTCCCCGTCCAGAGCTCCTACAGCATCTCCCAGATCCAGGCGATGGCCTCGCAGATGGTGCCGAGCGGCCAGTTCCAGTGCTTCAGCAACATCGTGAACCACGAGTCGAGCTGGAACTACCAGGCCGTCAACCCCTCCTCGGGCGCCTACGGTCTCTTCCAGGCGCTGCCCGCCGGCAAGTACGCCTCCGCGGGTGCCGACTGGCGCACCAACCCGGCCACCCAGATCAAGTGGGGGCTGAACTACATGAACGAGCGGTACGGCAGCCCCTGCGACGCCTGGTCGTTCTGGCAGGCCAACCACTGGTACTGA
- a CDS encoding transglycosylase SLT domain-containing protein: MSRNPVRGFAVVSATAVTAIGSVVGVAQAGTGQPDDAAQAPAGDSVLLADLPLGQQAQVRSAALGQQAQAQAVAADTTARKSAEEAARIKAAEDAVAKQKAAADEAEAKKEAEERAKAAEREADQAQTQARTRSATADSGPTASASDFPQQASYTVAEVQAIARQMVPSGQFQCFSNIVDHESTWNYRAVNPSSGAYGLVQAYPGSKMSSAGADWRTNPATQIKWGLNYMNERYGSPCEAWAFWQANGSY, encoded by the coding sequence ATGAGCCGCAACCCCGTACGCGGATTCGCGGTGGTCTCGGCCACCGCGGTCACCGCGATCGGCAGTGTCGTGGGCGTCGCCCAGGCCGGAACCGGCCAGCCGGACGACGCCGCACAGGCCCCGGCGGGCGACTCCGTCCTCCTCGCCGACTTACCGCTCGGCCAACAGGCCCAGGTGCGGTCCGCCGCCCTCGGTCAGCAGGCACAGGCCCAGGCCGTGGCCGCCGACACCACCGCGCGCAAGTCCGCGGAGGAGGCCGCCCGGATCAAGGCGGCCGAGGACGCGGTCGCCAAGCAGAAGGCCGCCGCGGACGAGGCCGAGGCGAAGAAGGAAGCCGAGGAACGCGCCAAGGCCGCCGAGCGCGAGGCCGATCAGGCGCAGACGCAGGCGCGGACCAGGTCCGCCACGGCGGACAGCGGTCCCACCGCGAGCGCCTCCGACTTCCCGCAGCAGGCGTCGTACACCGTCGCCGAGGTCCAGGCCATCGCGCGCCAGATGGTGCCCAGCGGCCAGTTCCAGTGCTTCAGCAACATCGTGGACCACGAGTCCACCTGGAACTACCGGGCCGTCAACCCCTCCTCCGGCGCCTACGGCCTGGTCCAGGCGTACCCGGGCTCCAAGATGTCGTCCGCCGGTGCCGACTGGCGCACCAACCCGGCCACCCAGATCAAGTGGGGGCTGAACTACATGAACGAGCGGTACGGCAGCCCCTGCGAAGCCTGGGCCTTCTGGCAGGCGAACGGCTCCTACTGA
- a CDS encoding AI-2E family transporter: protein MSRVPGWLGRLGAGLTEMGERLDERRAEVERESRESAPPPPVPPEPPVTPPPESPPAERPDPAQAVPWGVRVAAEAGWRLLVLAGTVWVLMRIISAVQLVVLAFVVALLLTALLEPTVTRLKRVGVPGGLATALTAILGFVFIGLLGWFVTWQVMENIDNLSDQVQDGIDDLRRWLLNSPFHVTDKQINGIAKNLRDAVGANTDSITSAGLEGVTVVVEALTGILLAFFSTLFLLYDGKRIWEWTLKLVPAAARPGVAGAGPRAWATLTAYVRGTVVVALIDAIFIGLGIYFLDVPMAVPLAVFIFLFSFIPLVGAVASGALAVVVALVTQGVFTAVMTLAVVLAVQQIEGHILQPFILGRAVRVHPLAVVLAVATGGLVAGIGGAVVAVPLVAVTNTVVGYLRAYAQEPALRTSPKPRGATAMDVAPVAPAAPSAPVAPSGPAAPPPAKDTGDEDSSA from the coding sequence ATGTCGCGTGTACCGGGGTGGCTGGGCCGGCTGGGAGCCGGTCTGACCGAAATGGGTGAGCGGCTCGACGAGCGCCGCGCCGAGGTCGAACGCGAGAGCCGGGAGAGCGCGCCGCCCCCGCCCGTGCCCCCCGAGCCGCCGGTGACGCCCCCGCCGGAGTCGCCGCCCGCCGAGCGGCCCGACCCCGCGCAGGCGGTGCCCTGGGGCGTCCGGGTCGCCGCCGAGGCCGGCTGGCGGCTGCTGGTGCTCGCCGGGACGGTCTGGGTCCTCATGCGGATCATCAGCGCCGTCCAACTCGTCGTCCTCGCCTTCGTGGTGGCGCTGCTGCTGACCGCGCTCCTCGAACCCACCGTCACCCGGCTCAAGCGGGTCGGCGTGCCCGGGGGACTGGCGACGGCGCTCACCGCGATCCTCGGGTTCGTGTTCATCGGCCTGCTGGGCTGGTTCGTGACCTGGCAGGTCATGGAGAACATCGACAACCTCTCCGACCAGGTCCAGGACGGCATCGACGATCTGCGGCGCTGGCTGCTCAACAGCCCCTTCCACGTCACCGACAAGCAGATCAACGGCATCGCGAAGAACCTGCGCGACGCGGTCGGCGCCAACACCGACTCGATCACCTCGGCGGGCCTCGAGGGCGTCACCGTCGTCGTCGAGGCGCTCACCGGCATCCTGCTGGCGTTCTTCTCGACCCTGTTCCTGCTCTACGACGGCAAGCGGATCTGGGAGTGGACCCTCAAGCTGGTCCCGGCCGCCGCCCGGCCCGGTGTGGCGGGCGCGGGGCCGCGGGCCTGGGCGACGCTCACGGCGTATGTGCGGGGCACGGTCGTGGTCGCGCTGATCGACGCGATCTTCATCGGTCTCGGCATCTACTTCCTCGATGTGCCGATGGCCGTCCCGCTCGCCGTCTTCATCTTCCTGTTCTCGTTCATCCCGCTGGTCGGCGCGGTGGCCTCCGGCGCGCTGGCCGTGGTCGTCGCGCTGGTGACGCAGGGCGTGTTCACCGCCGTGATGACCCTGGCGGTGGTGCTGGCCGTGCAGCAGATCGAGGGGCACATCCTCCAGCCGTTCATCCTCGGCCGCGCGGTCCGGGTCCATCCGCTCGCGGTGGTCCTGGCGGTGGCCACCGGCGGCCTGGTCGCCGGTATCGGCGGCGCGGTGGTCGCCGTACCGCTGGTCGCCGTCACCAACACCGTCGTCGGCTATCTGCGGGCGTACGCCCAGGAACCGGCCCTGCGGACGTCCCCGAAGCCGCGGGGGGCCACGGCGATGGACGTCGCCCCCGTGGCACCTGCCGCCCCCAGTGCCCCCGTGGCCCCGTCCGGCCCGGCGGCGCCCCCGCCGGCCAAGGACACCGGCGACGAGGACTCCTCCGCGTAG
- a CDS encoding alkyl hydroperoxide reductase: MSLDTLKSAIPDYAKDLKLNLGSVIGNSELPAQQLWGTVLATAIASRSPIVLRELAPEARANLSPEAYTAAKAAAAVMAMNNVFYRTRHLLSDHEYGTLRAGLRMNVIGNPGVDKVDFELWSFAVSAINGCGLCLDSHEQVLRKAGVDREVVQEAFKIASVIQAVGVTLDAEAVLAE, encoded by the coding sequence ATGTCGCTCGACACCCTGAAGTCCGCGATACCGGACTACGCCAAGGACCTGAAGCTCAACCTGGGCTCGGTCATCGGCAACTCCGAGCTGCCCGCCCAGCAGTTGTGGGGCACGGTCCTGGCGACCGCGATCGCCTCCCGCTCCCCGATCGTGCTGCGCGAGCTGGCCCCGGAGGCCAGGGCGAACCTCTCGCCGGAGGCGTACACCGCGGCGAAGGCCGCGGCCGCCGTGATGGCGATGAACAACGTCTTCTACCGCACCCGGCACCTGCTGTCCGACCACGAGTACGGCACCCTGCGCGCCGGTCTGCGGATGAACGTCATCGGCAACCCGGGCGTCGACAAGGTCGACTTCGAGCTGTGGTCGTTCGCGGTCTCCGCCATCAACGGCTGCGGGCTGTGCCTCGACTCCCACGAGCAGGTCCTGCGCAAGGCCGGCGTCGACCGCGAGGTCGTCCAGGAAGCCTTCAAGATCGCCTCGGTGATCCAGGCCGTGGGCGTCACGCTCGACGCGGAGGCGGTCCTCGCCGAGTAG
- a CDS encoding peroxiredoxin → MLTVGDKFPSFDLTACVSLEKGKEFEQIHHKSYEGKWLVVFAWPKDFTFVCPTEIAAFGKLNDEFADRDAQILGFSGDSEFVHHAWRKDHPDLTDLPFPMLADSRHELMRDLGIEGEDGFAQRAVFIVDPNHEIQFTMVTAGSVGRNPKEVLRVLDALQTDELCPCNWTKGEDTLDPVKLLAGE, encoded by the coding sequence GTGCTCACTGTTGGTGACAAGTTCCCCTCGTTCGATCTGACCGCCTGTGTCTCGCTGGAGAAGGGCAAGGAGTTCGAGCAGATCCACCACAAGTCGTACGAGGGCAAGTGGCTGGTGGTCTTCGCCTGGCCCAAGGACTTCACCTTCGTCTGCCCGACCGAGATCGCCGCGTTCGGCAAGCTGAACGACGAGTTCGCCGACCGTGACGCGCAGATCCTCGGCTTCTCCGGTGACTCCGAGTTCGTCCACCACGCCTGGCGCAAGGACCACCCGGACCTGACCGACCTGCCGTTCCCGATGCTCGCCGACTCCCGGCACGAGCTGATGCGCGACCTCGGCATCGAGGGCGAGGACGGCTTCGCGCAGCGCGCCGTCTTCATCGTCGACCCGAACCACGAGATCCAGTTCACGATGGTCACCGCGGGCTCCGTCGGCCGGAACCCCAAGGAGGTCCTCCGGGTCCTGGACGCCCTCCAGACCGACGAGCTGTGCCCCTGCAACTGGACCAAGGGCGAGGACACCCTCGACCCGGTCAAGCTGCTGGCCGGGGAGTGA
- a CDS encoding LysR substrate-binding domain-containing protein → MTVSSASPKAGRRRQPSLAQLRAFAAVAEHLHFRDAAAAIGMSQPALSGAVSALEETLGVTLLERTTRKVLLSPAGERLAVRTRAVLAEVGALLEEADAVRAPFTGALRLGVIPTVAPYLLPAVLRLVHDRYPQLDLQVHEEQTATLLDGLHSGRLDLLLLAVPLGVPGVVELPLFDEDFVLVTPPGHPLGDRDGVPREALRELNLLLLDEGHCLRDQALDICREAGRADAPVTTTAAGLSTLVQLVAGGLGCTLLPRTAVTVETSRSTRLRTASFTDPAPTRRIAFARRAGAARGAEYETLADALREALRPLPVRVLGGED, encoded by the coding sequence GTGACCGTGAGTAGTGCGAGCCCCAAGGCCGGCAGGAGGCGCCAGCCCAGTCTGGCCCAGCTCCGGGCCTTCGCCGCCGTCGCGGAGCATCTGCACTTCCGGGACGCCGCCGCCGCGATCGGCATGAGCCAGCCCGCCCTCTCCGGCGCGGTCTCCGCCCTGGAGGAGACCCTCGGCGTCACCCTGCTGGAGCGTACGACCCGCAAGGTGCTGCTCTCCCCGGCCGGTGAGCGGCTCGCCGTCCGCACCCGGGCGGTGCTGGCCGAGGTCGGCGCGCTGCTGGAGGAGGCCGACGCGGTGCGGGCGCCGTTCACCGGGGCGCTGCGGCTCGGCGTCATCCCGACCGTCGCGCCGTATCTGCTGCCGGCCGTGCTGCGGCTGGTCCACGACCGCTATCCGCAGCTCGACCTCCAGGTCCACGAGGAGCAGACCGCCACCCTGCTCGACGGCCTGCACAGCGGACGCCTCGACCTGCTGCTGCTCGCCGTGCCCCTCGGTGTCCCCGGAGTCGTCGAACTCCCGCTCTTCGACGAGGACTTCGTGCTCGTCACACCCCCGGGTCATCCGCTCGGCGACCGCGACGGCGTCCCGCGCGAGGCCCTCAGGGAGCTGAACCTGCTCCTTCTGGACGAGGGGCACTGCCTGCGCGACCAGGCCCTCGACATCTGCCGCGAGGCCGGCCGGGCGGACGCCCCGGTGACCACCACGGCCGCCGGACTGTCCACCCTCGTCCAGCTCGTCGCCGGCGGCCTCGGCTGCACCCTGCTGCCGCGCACCGCCGTCACGGTCGAGACCAGCCGCAGCACCCGGCTGCGCACCGCCTCCTTCACCGACCCCGCCCCCACCCGCCGGATCGCCTTCGCCCGGCGCGCGGGCGCGGCGCGCGGCGCGGAGTACGAGACCCTCGCGGACGCGCTCCGGGAGGCGCTGCGCCCCCTTCCCGTACGGGTCCTCGGCGGCGAGGACTGA
- a CDS encoding MarR family transcriptional regulator, which produces MSGYELLARDLAACGRDGFTGEVRVAGLPGGTFHFRGGLVVAVESPGAPGPDALLLRSGRIGGEEWAGLVRESGGERWPSDGLIAHGYAGAAQLRVVCAMALQDAAFAVVAGAVEGCERAPSLGPPPAAVTVGEPSTRLLQEASRKLAALDALPRPVRPERERPVPASLSFTADRLGPLQREVLTHADGRRTSRDLAFRTGRGVYTVTVEVARMLGYGLLECAGASPIPVRMLDGHGVRPREPAPPPPPVPVPPAGPPPHPAALPRRRPGASGINEALAPEHPPTAEDDGDGDGDGTDHPTGESPGHPTGWKEFFRLRNPTAK; this is translated from the coding sequence ATGTCGGGCTACGAGCTGTTGGCGCGCGACCTCGCCGCGTGCGGGCGGGACGGCTTCACCGGGGAGGTACGGGTCGCGGGACTGCCCGGCGGCACCTTCCACTTCCGCGGCGGGCTCGTCGTCGCCGTCGAGTCGCCGGGCGCGCCGGGACCGGACGCCCTGCTGCTGCGCTCCGGACGGATCGGCGGCGAGGAATGGGCGGGCCTGGTGCGGGAGTCCGGCGGGGAGCGCTGGCCCTCCGACGGGCTGATCGCCCACGGCTACGCGGGCGCCGCCCAGCTCCGGGTGGTCTGCGCGATGGCCCTCCAGGACGCCGCGTTCGCGGTCGTCGCGGGCGCCGTCGAGGGCTGTGAACGCGCCCCGTCGCTGGGCCCGCCGCCCGCCGCGGTCACCGTCGGCGAACCCTCGACCCGGCTCCTCCAGGAGGCGTCGCGCAAGCTCGCCGCGCTGGACGCGCTGCCCCGCCCGGTCCGCCCGGAGCGCGAACGCCCGGTCCCCGCCTCCCTGTCCTTCACCGCCGACCGGCTCGGCCCGCTGCAACGCGAGGTGCTCACCCACGCCGACGGCCGGCGCACCTCCCGCGACCTCGCCTTCCGCACCGGGCGCGGGGTCTACACGGTCACGGTCGAGGTGGCGCGGATGCTCGGCTACGGGCTCCTGGAGTGCGCGGGCGCGTCCCCGATCCCGGTCCGGATGCTCGACGGACACGGGGTCAGGCCCCGCGAACCGGCCCCGCCCCCGCCGCCCGTCCCGGTCCCGCCGGCCGGACCGCCCCCGCACCCGGCGGCCCTGCCCCGCAGGCGCCCCGGCGCCAGCGGCATCAACGAGGCCCTCGCACCCGAACACCCGCCCACCGCCGAAGACGACGGCGACGGCGACGGCGACGGCACCGACCACCCCACCGGGGAGAGCCCCGGACACCCGACCGGCTGGAAGGAGTTCTTCCGCCTCCGCAATCCGACGGCGAAATAG
- a CDS encoding roadblock/LC7 domain-containing protein: protein MDHKALAREMRGLREQVSGITDTAVAAADGLLIAADTADSIDPEGLAALAAAGLGLARRTAEATSRGALHRTVAYGSHGCAAFYAVGDTALMVVLGDEGMDVERLHTATQPALRRIDLILTDVKTAEGV, encoded by the coding sequence ATGGACCACAAAGCCCTCGCACGGGAGATGCGGGGCCTGCGCGAGCAGGTGAGCGGCATCACCGACACCGCGGTCGCGGCCGCGGACGGGCTGCTCATCGCCGCCGACACCGCCGACTCGATCGATCCCGAGGGCCTCGCCGCCCTCGCCGCGGCCGGCCTCGGCCTCGCCCGCCGCACCGCCGAGGCCACCTCCCGAGGCGCCCTGCACCGCACGGTGGCCTACGGCAGCCACGGCTGCGCCGCGTTCTACGCGGTCGGCGACACCGCGCTGATGGTGGTGCTCGGCGACGAGGGCATGGACGTCGAACGGCTGCACACGGCGACCCAGCCGGCCCTGCGCCGTATCGATCTGATCCTCACCGATGTGAAAACCGCCGAAGGAGTCTGA
- a CDS encoding ABC transporter permease — protein sequence MNLGQWARDLGMGIRFAFAGGREGWVRAVLTAVGVGLGVALLLLSTALPNALSVRHEREQARMDYSFSAETRPKADDTMVIANVDTTFREKDVRGRLVEPEGPRAPLPPGLSAYPAKGEMVVSPELKRLLASDDARLLRERLPYRIVGTIGESGLVGSRELAYFAGATGLAAHVESGRTTRLDRFGEVNPTPEPPDPVLILLNIVVIVVLLMPVAVFVAAAVRFGGERRDRRLAALRLVGADGQMARRIAAGEAMAGALLGLVLGTGFFLIGRQIAGSVEVAGVSVWPSYLNPSPALAALVAVAVPAAAVGVTLLALRGVVIEPLGVVRTAKPSRRRLWWRLLLPVAGLGLLYPMIGQGRGDGDFNQYLVVSGVLLLLVGVTALLPWLVETVVARLGAGGVAWQLAVRRLQVSSGTAARMVNGIAVAVAGAIALQMLFAGVDDQYTQDTGLDLTRAQMQVNVPDGTPLTATARRFEDTKGVRKVTALGEGYLGSSSWRTEEGPNLSTELTVGDCAALRELAKLPSCADGAVFVLDGSEYSLDGPKLAKPGTRLYIESSSSGTSKEAVWTVPAGVVKAPALKDPTGNKRGGFLMTPGALPDHLRELVSGRLYLSIDESVPDAFEYTRNTTSAVDALASTAMWSATRTSERYDSIRTGLLVGAICVLLLIGASLLVSQLEQLRDRRKLLSALVAFGTRRRTLGLSVLWQTAIPIALGLLLAAVVGITLGTVLLKMTDTPVGVDWASVLAMTGMGGAVVLLVTALSLPPLVRLMRPDGLRTE from the coding sequence ATGAACCTGGGGCAGTGGGCCAGGGACCTGGGGATGGGGATCCGGTTCGCCTTCGCCGGCGGACGGGAGGGCTGGGTCCGGGCCGTGCTGACGGCGGTCGGCGTCGGGCTCGGCGTGGCGCTGCTGCTGCTGTCGACCGCGCTGCCGAACGCGCTCTCGGTGCGTCACGAGCGCGAACAGGCCCGGATGGACTACTCGTTCAGCGCGGAGACGCGCCCCAAGGCCGACGACACGATGGTGATCGCCAACGTCGACACCACCTTCCGTGAGAAGGACGTGCGCGGCCGGCTGGTCGAGCCGGAGGGGCCGCGCGCCCCGCTGCCGCCCGGTCTGAGCGCCTATCCGGCCAAGGGCGAGATGGTCGTCTCCCCCGAGCTGAAGCGGCTGCTCGCCTCGGACGACGCACGGCTGCTGCGGGAGCGGCTGCCGTACCGGATCGTCGGGACGATCGGCGAGAGCGGGCTCGTCGGCTCGCGGGAACTCGCCTACTTCGCCGGGGCGACCGGGCTCGCGGCGCATGTCGAGAGCGGGCGCACCACCCGTCTGGACCGGTTCGGCGAGGTGAACCCGACGCCCGAGCCGCCGGATCCGGTGCTGATCCTGCTGAACATCGTGGTGATCGTGGTGCTGCTGATGCCGGTCGCGGTGTTCGTCGCGGCGGCCGTGCGGTTCGGCGGCGAGCGGCGCGACCGCCGGCTCGCGGCCCTGCGCCTGGTCGGCGCCGACGGGCAGATGGCCCGGCGGATCGCGGCCGGCGAGGCGATGGCCGGCGCGCTGCTCGGTCTGGTCCTCGGCACCGGGTTCTTCCTGATCGGACGGCAGATCGCGGGCTCGGTCGAGGTGGCCGGGGTGAGCGTGTGGCCCAGCTATCTCAACCCCTCCCCCGCGCTGGCCGCGCTGGTCGCGGTGGCGGTGCCGGCGGCGGCCGTCGGGGTCACCCTGCTCGCCCTGCGCGGTGTGGTGATCGAACCGCTGGGCGTGGTGCGCACCGCCAAGCCGTCGCGGCGCCGTCTGTGGTGGCGGCTGCTGCTGCCGGTGGCCGGACTCGGCCTGCTCTACCCGATGATCGGCCAGGGCCGGGGCGACGGGGACTTCAACCAGTACCTGGTGGTCAGTGGTGTCCTGCTGCTGCTCGTCGGTGTCACCGCGCTGCTGCCGTGGCTGGTCGAGACCGTGGTGGCCCGGCTCGGCGCGGGCGGTGTCGCCTGGCAGCTCGCCGTGCGCCGCCTCCAGGTGAGCAGCGGTACGGCGGCCCGGATGGTCAACGGCATCGCGGTCGCGGTGGCCGGGGCGATCGCGCTCCAGATGCTGTTCGCCGGGGTCGACGACCAGTACACCCAGGACACCGGACTGGACCTGACACGGGCCCAGATGCAGGTGAACGTGCCGGACGGCACCCCGCTGACGGCGACGGCCCGCCGGTTCGAGGACACCAAGGGCGTACGGAAGGTCACGGCCCTCGGCGAGGGCTACCTCGGCAGCTCGTCCTGGCGTACCGAGGAGGGGCCGAATCTCTCCACCGAGCTGACCGTCGGCGACTGCGCGGCCCTGCGCGAGCTGGCGAAGCTGCCCTCCTGCGCGGACGGCGCGGTGTTCGTCCTCGACGGCTCCGAATACTCCCTGGACGGTCCGAAGCTCGCCAAGCCCGGCACCCGGCTGTACATCGAGTCGTCCTCCTCGGGCACCAGCAAGGAGGCCGTCTGGACCGTCCCGGCGGGGGTCGTGAAGGCCCCGGCGTTGAAGGACCCGACCGGCAACAAGCGCGGCGGGTTCCTGATGACCCCGGGGGCGCTGCCCGACCATCTGCGCGAGCTGGTCAGCGGGCGGCTGTACCTCTCCATCGACGAGTCGGTGCCGGACGCCTTCGAGTACACCCGCAACACCACCTCCGCGGTGGACGCGCTGGCCAGTACGGCGATGTGGTCGGCGACCCGGACCTCCGAGCGCTACGACTCCATCCGCACCGGGCTGCTCGTCGGCGCCATCTGTGTGCTGCTGCTGATCGGGGCGAGCCTGCTGGTCTCCCAGCTCGAACAGTTGCGGGACCGCCGCAAGCTGCTGTCGGCCCTGGTGGCCTTCGGCACCCGGCGGCGCACGCTGGGCCTGTCGGTGCTCTGGCAGACGGCCATCCCCATCGCGCTGGGGCTGCTGCTGGCCGCGGTGGTCGGCATCACGCTGGGCACGGTGCTGCTGAAGATGACGGACACCCCGGTGGGCGTGGACTGGGCGAGCGTGCTGGCCATGACCGGCATGGGCGGGGCGGTCGTCCTGCTGGTGACGGCGCTGAGCCTGCCGCCGCTGGTCCGGCTGATGCGGCCGGACGGGCTGCGCACCGAGTAG
- a CDS encoding ABC transporter ATP-binding protein — translation MTAPEGSLLVAEDLRKAYGPTMALDGAGFSIHPGEVVAVMGPSGSGKSTLLHCLAGIVTPDSGSIRYDGQELASMSDAGRSRLRRSEFGFVFQFGQLVPELTCVENVALPLRLNGTSRKEAERTALGWMARLEVDDLARKRPGEVSGGQGQRVAVARSLVTSPRVVFADEPTGALDSLNGERVMELLTEAARSANAAVVLVTHEARVAAYSDREIVVRDGKSRDMERVV, via the coding sequence ATGACCGCCCCCGAGGGATCCCTGCTGGTCGCCGAGGACCTGCGCAAGGCGTACGGCCCGACGATGGCGCTGGACGGCGCCGGGTTCTCCATCCACCCCGGCGAGGTCGTCGCCGTCATGGGCCCCTCCGGCTCCGGCAAGTCGACGCTGCTGCACTGCCTCGCCGGCATCGTGACCCCCGACTCCGGCTCGATCCGCTACGACGGCCAGGAACTGGCGTCCATGAGCGACGCCGGGCGCAGCAGGCTGCGGCGCTCGGAGTTCGGGTTCGTGTTCCAGTTCGGGCAGCTCGTGCCGGAGCTGACCTGTGTGGAGAACGTGGCCCTGCCGCTCCGGCTGAACGGCACCTCGCGCAAGGAGGCCGAGCGCACCGCCCTCGGGTGGATGGCCCGGCTGGAGGTCGACGACCTCGCCAGGAAGCGGCCCGGAGAGGTCTCCGGCGGGCAGGGCCAGCGGGTGGCCGTCGCCAGGTCGCTGGTGACCAGCCCGCGGGTCGTCTTCGCCGACGAGCCGACCGGCGCGCTGGACTCGCTCAACGGCGAGCGCGTGATGGAGCTGCTCACCGAGGCGGCCCGCTCGGCCAACGCGGCGGTGGTCCTGGTCACCCACGAGGCACGGGTGGCCGCCTACTCCGACCGCGAGATCGTCGTACGGGACGGCAAGTCGCGGGACATGGAGCGGGTCGTATGA